A window of Scophthalmus maximus strain ysfricsl-2021 chromosome 4, ASM2237912v1, whole genome shotgun sequence genomic DNA:
GGTTACTTCTGTTTTCCAGGAAaatcaagatggcgctggccaaagtGCCGAATTCAAattggcagttcacaaaccaataaGTGACTTCACGGTGGGTTGATTCTTCAATGAAACTTTGTCATGTGCCGCATGTTTCCGTTGAAGTTTAATGTCAAAAGCTGAACAATATCAGCACGCATCTCAAACACTGACGATAACAATGCTAACATGTGGATCTTTACCAGGTATAATATTTACAATGTTCACCATTTTACTCTAGCTTATTGGACTACTATTGGATAAATTAAGTGTAGGCACCAAAGTTATTTATTATCTGGGACTGAATCAAATTCAGTTGTTTAGAAATTCCAGTAAAAACACgcagaaaaaaagtcaaccaCAATGTCTGTGTGAAATTTTAATGCTCATCCACCATGTTGACATCACCATCCCTACGGTCACTCCAATACTGTGGCTTCAATTTCTTCAGAACGTCAACATCATACAAGGGATTTGGAAAGAAACCATAATATATCGGTCACTATTTTTTGTGTTAACCTTCCAATTTCCAAACACACTTGACTCGAGCCGAAGGAGTCTTTATTGCGTCTAAACGCAATGCTTGGGGATATCTGAGGCATTAATAACAATTATTGGTGTTCTTTAGCTCCGTCAGACACCTTAAGTGTTGTGTATTGACTGCTATGCTAGAAAGAATGTTGCCTATTGATTTGGCCAGGCCAGGAAGCGGTGGTGTCTTCTTCCTGTAAGGCTGGAATTAATCCTTACGCGCTGCCAGTGAGTGAACACGGAAGCTTGTGTGTACGTTCGCGGTTTATCCTCTCTGATGCCCTCTAAAAAGTTCAAGATGGgcacaaacaaatgtacaaaatgaaatcCATTGTAGAAGAGCGTCACTACAATCCAATACAACCTCTGTGAAGTGAAAGATGCTTTGGGTATCTCTTATATCAAgtgtttagaaaataaaataattatttcccTTTCAGTTTATCCATACGGATTACTAAAACTTTACTTAACTGGTATTTAGTAAACTGTTGTTCTGGTTTTTATTTGGCAAAACTGaatttttgtgcaaaaaacaaaacgagaTATCCTTTAGTTCTGTGAGTAAATGTAAGACATTTACGAGCGGTGCAGCATCCAGTGATGTTTCCACTGGTCCATTGTCTCATCCCTAACCAACACTTTGTGTGTGCTGTACTACCATGCTTGGTCTACCTCCCCGTGGACTGGATGGTTACTAAGAGCTCATCCACTATTGCTTAGGGGCCTTATTTTGTTCTAGAAGAAAGACTTTATACTGTCAAACTCAGACATCCCATGTGATTGAAGGCCGGTGGGCATGGAACTCTCAGAGCTGCCCTCAAAGCCGCAACAACGCCTGCTTTCACACGGCCAACTTGTGGTGGGTGGAGTGGAAGAACAAAGGCAGGCTTGTTAGGATTTAGATGCCTTTATTATACTTTTATTTGGCTGCAATTTTTTGTCTATCTGCCCATATTCATTAAGACGTTGGCTACACTGGCTTGTGGGGTCTATGAATATAGTTACTGTAAGTGACTCAAAACACCACAAGCTCTACTTTCCTTGTGCagaaatcaatataaaaaaacttcATCATGAAAAATAGATTCATATTCCTTTCAGCTCGTGTGTTCAACTTACATTCAGTAAAAATCTATGAAATTAAAACACTATTGTGATTCAGGACATTCTAAAGAATAACAATTAATAGCACGATACAAAATAATGTTTCACCCTACACTGTTACAATTTCTaatcatttatataatatatattctgAGAGTGTAATAATTCTAAAGAAactaaaagaaacaacacatgTAAGTTAAATTCTTAAATGAGACAGTGAACTCAAAAAGTATaagtaacaaaaataatttcttgaatgacataaatacatgttttcagcTTTCATACATTCTTTTTACCACATtctaaaatatttcacaaaaaaatccccttaaatgtgttttaaattctTGTCATTCATAAATGTCCATGGGATATGACTGTTGGAATGTGAGTCATCAAAGTGATGGTAGGAAGTAGAAACTCTAGTCATGGCTGCTGGGAAGACACAGGCTCTGAAAGGCTGGCAGTGACTCGTGTCCTCTTCTTCGGGCTCTttgctcgaccaatcacagctcCTCACACAGTCAGGGAACTGTTAAAGCAAAAGAGACTTTATTCCAAAAAATGGATGATCAAAGAGCATTAAGGCTGCTACAAACAAGACTACATAACTACTAGATGATTCCTGAGGCTGGGTTTTGTTTGAATTGTTTATACTGCTGCCAATTTATTAATCTTGAAATCTGTTTTGGTACCAACACCAAGACAAAACCTTTTCTGAAACTTTATCAAAAAACGTCCCTTTTCATTTCAAGGGCACTTCGCTCATTATAGTTCATTTTAGTTCTGTTAAATTATCACTTTGCTACAGTTGAACAAAAATAACCcccagtgatgtcatcaggagTCTTTGTCAAAGAACACAATTGAGGTGAATTATGGGAAATTCAGTTTATGGTGTAAGCAAGGAGATGCAAATTTCCCATCATTGGTGTCGCCCTGCGAGAGCGACGCGAGATTCACGTCTCtagctcgagttgaaatatttgaactcgggtgaaatatttttgtgacGCGAAAGCCAGCTAATGTTGAGATTCTCCCTAAATCCAAGTCTGAAAAGAGAAGCGGGCAAGACTCGAAGTAACACGAAGTACAAACTCACTCCGcctttggtgtgaacgcaccagtATGCTTtgagttttgtgtgtttttcatttgtctcttgCGAGTCGTCCAATGAATAAATGTTACTAACCTGCAACATTACAGGAACTTTGGCTTAATAAGGTCAGTCAAAATTGAAGTAAAAGCAAAATATTACGtagtaaatacacaaaaacatttggTGTCAACTTGACAGTTGTTGCCTGGTCTGTATCACAAATAGGCGAGTTTCAACACCCAGCCCTAATGATGCCTCGTGTGTATCAGGTTCCTAACCTCTGCCAATCAAACCTTTCTTTGTGCTTGTCACTATCCCTGTTAGGAGTTGACCCACCAGAGCACTGAGCAGGTCTCCAGCATCCGTGGTGTCACTGAGGCCCGGTCGATAtacagcagctgcagggagaAGACATCGACTGTCAGCTGGCGAGATCACAAGAGCTAAAAATGCTCCTGTAACAATGCTGCCTAAATCCCCAATCAGAAATGGCTTGCGGTGAAGTTgatggcttttttaaaaatgtatttgtaaaagACGTCTCTAACCAGATGTAAATTCTAACAGAATGCAAATTTGCTCTGCTTATTCCGGCCGAGTTTCCACCATGTCCCAATCCCTCTTAAGCTCCTTGTTGACCGCCTCTGTCAGCTTTGTGTACACAATTGGCTCCTCAGCTATTCCGACTGCATCGTTAACGCTTGCCCCTTTTGTGCTGCTCAATTCCAGCGGAATAAACAGAATCACACGTGCAAAATTATTTTCCAACACAGATAATTAGCCGGGGAAACAATCCCAAGTATGAATAGTAATGTGCCTCGCTAACATTAGAACTTTAAAGTGTGGGAAAAGAGAGATTTGAATGCCAAGGGAGAACGAGCTTATCAAATAAAGCTTGAAAATGTGCAGTGAATGAAATGAGtcaatcattttaatgtgaGATGGGAGCCCCGAGGAGAATAAATAAGCAATCGTCACATCATGCAGAGAGAACAAATGAGCATGGTACACAATTAGGCAGGGTCACATTCTGCCGGAGCTCTGAGCGTGGGATGGGCTAATgagctgtgtgagtgtgtgtgtctggatgaATGTGTataggaagagatggaggaagaaggagatgaaAAATCTGAGCCGCCGCCTTCAGAAATTCTGATGCACAGACTGAGAAGTGGCAAGCCGGGCAAGAGACAAAGCTTAAAGTGAGAAGggctggtggagaggaggtgggctATCAGTGGACTTGGCATCCGGGGGGCGAGTACACACGCAATGGGCAGGTGCAGCAGCCGAACAGACAAAAAGAATAGGAGGACCGACGGAACGGAGCTTTCAAAGTCAACTCATAGTTATTAACTATTCAATCACATAAAGGAGAGCTGAAGGCGTGAAAGGTTGCGGACCGAAGCACTTTTGCTTCAGTGCATTAAGAGCCTGGTCCGGCACTCTGGCTGCGTGAAAGAGAAATAGATTGCCTCCCAGGAAGATGACTGCTCAAAGGAGttggcttttttccccttaataacAGCAATCTGCTGTGAACATCTAATCCTAAGTACCATTTACACCGCATTTAGATAACTTCTGCTCGGAAAAGCgtacaatatgaatatttcattcccCGATGTACAAATAAACAGAACAACCTCCCCATCAATCAGGGGACATTGTCAAAGTAAGTGACCTGGAAGAGCACATTGGTAATGAATGCCACATTGCTGGAAATGCACATTTTTGGCGTTGTGGTTATATGGCAAAACTGACTGAAGTGGAAATGCAATTCTTCACAGAAGCGTAAAACATATTATGTTGTGGAGAACATCGGTCTAGTGACCCATATGgtgattaaaaaggaaaacattaagTCCAACACTCGCAATGTTGATGACCTgagtgacacagacacaacaacggACCGAGCATGGACGCTGTCCCTCAACTGAAGTACTGGCTCCATCTTTGCCATTAAAGTCAGATATGGATGCACCATTTAAGCCCCCTACTCTCCTTCTCAGGGGCCTAATTCTCCCTCCTCAGAGGTGGATAAGAGGGATCAGAAATCCATCCATATGCATGGCCAACTATCTGTGGAGGGGATGGCAGGTCTCAGACTGGCCAGCTTTCAAAAAGTACTGGTAATGACACTTAATGAAAGCTAGGGAGCCGGGCTCTGAGAGGGAAAGCCTGTACATGTACTCCCCCAGCCCCCACCCGGCATGCAGACCAAACCTTCAGACaccataaataaacaaacatgctGCGTGAGACGAGGCGTGGTCTTTCACTAGCCTCTCTCATGCCATTTCATCCACTTATTaatctatttattattattccctgGATCACTGGTTTGCTTTCAGCCCACCTCTGTACGCCCGGCTCCCTGCAGGGTCTCTGAACACCCCCAAACATTAGATGGACTTTGCAAGCCCCTGGCCATTAATGGGCTGAGTTTGCTCtccacaaataaacacaggagAATGTCACAGATCTCCGAATACCAATCACGCCGCTTAATACACTTTTAAGAAACTTAACCAAACCCAATGTGGTCTTAGATTATCTGTCATCTTTTTAATTGGACTAGTTTGGCACACAAAGGAGCGATTGTGTCTCCTGTGATGCAGGTGATATCGCTGAAGctgaggagagaaggatgggGAGGGGGCGTCCTATTGCTGCAGTGTCGAGAAGGGAGGTGAGGCTCAAAGTaaacagaggagatgaggggataGAGAGGCTCTTCTTAGCACAAGCCCCTATTCAGTACAGTCAACACATGGCAGATTGAGTTCACATCTCTCTGCCCTCGATCTCGTGCTGCCTCCGTTCTGCCACCACCCAAAACTTATCCCTTCAATCAGCACCAATTTCCCTCCTTTCAGTTCCAGAGGATGCTGGACGGGAATGGGTTGCAGGCAGATTCCCGGTAACATAAATCTGGCTTACAGTGAGGCAGGGTGGTGTTGGATGAGAGAAATGAGATGCCTTCAACTGTGGGACACCGAGCCACCAACAAATAACACTCGTCTCAAGCAACAcgtcaaattcatattttatttaggAAACAGTTTGAAGTTTCCATGGTGACGCTTGAGTGACATTTAACTTTCAGAACCCTATGTGGTCTCGGTGAACACTAACAGCAACTAACACTTATGTGTCTGTCTGGCCAGAGGAGAGAATGTCATTGGGTCATTTGGGTAAAAAAGTTTGCCGAGTCTGAGCAGCGCCGGGGAGGTGAGACCTCCCCCTCTGCTGCGCCCCACACTCTGGTTACGGCCACCGGCGACATTGCCCCTGGTAGCTGCACAAATGTGTCTTCGGTGTTAACAAGCTTTAGCCATCAGTAGAGGACCCAGGCCACACAGGTGGGGATGACACGGGCGGGGCAGAGTCGGGCCGATTACAGTGCGGGTCACTGTGGGTGCGGACGGAGAGGAGTGCTAAACATGGTGGTATGTAAAGGAGAGGCTCTGctctgagagacggagagagaaatgTGCTGCGGCTGCGTCAGGACCCAGAGGCACAGCCCAGGGGGGGCGGCGGACTTCAAACACCGATGTGCAGGCTGTTCAGGGCTCTCATGCTGCTGATTTCACAGCTGGAAAACACAGACCAttagtcacaaaaacacaccgaGGCCTATGCTTATCCcagaatgagaagaaaaaaaaaaacagccaataaAATCTTGGGGAGTTTTGCGGTAGCTTTGCTTTTCAGCGTTACTGTCTGTGATGAGTGTCTGTGATGAGTGTCTGCTGGCGAGTGTTCGTATTGACCCGTGTTTCAGATGAGCCACTCCAGAAACACTCACGCTCGGTCTGAAAGCTCGCTGCTTTGTCACCGACACTGTCTCTCGAGTCCGCCACAGCGAAAGCAGAGAGCATGTAGTCACAGAGAGGGGCTTGTATAGATTTGCCACCCCTCTTTCGGAAGAGAACTGGGGTCTTTGCCAGGACTGTAACAGTTTAACACAGTCGAATGATCAGAGCAAATCATTGACTGTCTCGGGTCAAGATGTCTGTAGTGTGTCGTCTGTAAACTTGGTCAGAGAAGAGAACTACTATACTACGAGGATGTaacagtgtgtatttgtgaccaattgtattcatttttgttgttgttgatcaaGTGGACATATAATCTGGCTGCACTGAgcgttctttttctttttgccttcaGGTTTCAGCAGCAAAGACGAGATTCATTGATgctgatgaaaatgatttgtttctAAACAAAGCAaagtaaagctgctttcagaaatgaactgaagtccggatattttcctgaaattctccaaaaggggctgtatgtgacaatgcaaatgtctgcaaatgttgcaacggacattttccagaacttttcctgccagccccatCGATAgatttccaaaaaatgtcagtgtgagcCCATATGTAAGTTGTTGataacttaaaacaaaaacactgcttcctgcagcagaattcatgtctgaaattACATCAAACCACACCTCACGTCATGTTGCTATACTAACACATCACCCACTCGACTCACTGCAGTGCATACAGTACCACATCCTGTGGGTGCCTTGCTTTAAAAAGAAGCTAAAGACCGAAAAGTTGTATTTTCGGTGACCTCTTCTGGTTCAGAGTTCCTGCTCTGTGGCACCGGTGACCACAGCCTGCATCCATGTTGGTTGAGCTCAACGGTGACACACAGTTGTTCATCTGTGCAGCAAGGTGATAACTTCAGACATCAGAGATCAGCAGAAACAAGATTGAACTGCTATTTGAGGAAGTCTATTTCAGCTGCAACGCACTGTTTACTTGGTTTGCTATGAATTCATGCATTTACAGCTTATTCCCAGCAAGcagctgtactgtacatgtacaccCACAGGGATATATATGGTCTGAGGCCACATTTAAACTCTGtatcaacaaaataaatcttCTAAATATAAGAtgagtgaaatgttttgtgtgtttgattagcaacacaaataaacatgagTATGGGTGAGGAGTGGATGCTGTtgtctaaaaaaaccaaacacataaTGTAACCACTGTAGATTAAAGCCAAAAAAAGGCATAATCATAAATATCTGCTAAATTACTTAATACTTAAAGCAAAACAGAAGTTATAATGTGTTAATATTAATGCTAACATATTTGAATTGTGATGCATTTTCTCAAGGTTTTTCAaaaattgtattaatatttctgtGATTGCCTAACATacaattaaaactgaaaaagaaaatttgaccTGCACCACCTGGTAAATTCTTGGTATATACCTGGATATTCTCTCAATCCTCCTCTCGTCTACCTCAGCATTAAGTCTCATGACCTCAATTTTCCAGCTTCCACACCCTCCTGCAGGTGGGTTCACATGcgcctgcagacacacacacacacacacacacacacacacatacacacacacacacacatacagcactGTATTTTACGCACTGTAGCCTTTGATAATGAAGCACAATTCTCATctgtccactctctctcttggcGAAGATGCATGATCTTCTTCTGCTCTGCACTTTTATTTCCACTGCCAGTTTTTCATTTACTTGCCTGCAGCAATGCTGGAATATGATAAAATGTGCATTAGCTATTGTTGGGATGGAAACCAATTACCGTGAAAGTGCAAAGAGATCCCAGTCGCGGCGCGGGACCAACCGGTTACAGGACAGCATGGTGTGGACACAAGCTCATCTGACCGCGAACAAAAACCTCCACCTCGTACTGcgacagagatggaggaagaacGAGATGGGGAATAAACGACAGAAGCTGTGGGAGGAAaacatataataaaatataataaataatgatacaTCTGCAGCAAACAAATAGCTCAGCTGTTGCTAGTGTACTTCTATAGTGAAAGACTAAAGGAGTGTAACTCCTAAAAAGTAAGAGACCAAGGGAGAGTAAGACTTGTTATGGTGTTAGACTGATGAGGCCTATGCATTTGATATAGTTTGGCCCCCGGAATACATTAAAGTTACAGCGATCTCCGAGAGAAAATATAACTACCTTCATTTAGACAAAACATCCCTGCTGGCAATGGCTGCCACTCTTGGCCCCCTGCAAGTTGGATCCTCAGCTCTGCAAGCCTGCACTCGCTCATACAAGCCTGCagggagacaaaaaataatgaaagatgGTATGAGCATTTGTGActtgaaaaggacaaaaaaaaaaaaaatcaaaaaaaaatcaagcattCACTTGAGCACAACAAAATCTGAGTCCTTCTGagtgaaagaagagaaggaTGAAACACCACAAATGCTGCtaaaaactgaacatctttgtacagcatgttaaataaaacatgtcgGGGTCTATGTATGCACATAAAGGAAAGTGCACATCTTGAATATTTGGGAGATGTACCTTTAATTGACCAGGGAAGAAAAactatactgtactgtgctCTGAATCAAAGTAAAAGTCTCTTTCACCTGTGTTTTCCTCAGTATTGTGAACAGGGGATGTGATGAGGCACAAACATGTCCCCCATCTTCGTCTTCACTGCCTTTGACCAGCGATATTGCCACTACCATCACAATGTCTGCCCAGCTGTCAGGtgatgaagacatttttaataatgattataTATTTGCCTTCTTCGCAGTATCACAGTTTGCGTATAGCCACCCAGAATGAGGATCTATAGCTCCATCACTGAGGATGCCACCGATCAAATTCACTCTTATTTCTGCATGACACACATGGGGTGGCCTTATAAAAATATAAGTCCCTTGTAGGTTACATCCTACactttttcatgaaaatatgtGCGAAGGCTTTTGGTGGCTACTCTGTTGTGTCACTCAGCTCCCCAGCTTGAGCTACACAGCCATTTACTGCTAgtggggggagaaggaggcTATGAGTGAAGCACACAGCCGCCATCACAATGACCTTTCCACAAGCCCAGGGAGCACGCAATGCAGAGGAGAGGCAATAAAAGTAATGAAAGAAGCAAAGGCAAttaaagtggtgtgtgtgaggggagcgTGGCGGGGATGAGCCTAACTGGAGGCAGCCCTGGAATGCACTACAGCTCCATATCCCCCATAATCCCTGTGTGATCGCGGAGCAACCCTGGTGTGCTCCCAGTCTGATCATCCTCTCGCTGCATTCACCAGCTAATCCGTGCAAAAGGACAGCCGTGCAcatacactgtacacacacgcacgcacacacacacacgtcattcaGCGGTACACACATCTCTGCACACACTGCAAGAGTAATTATTATGGGCTGCATACAACACGTACTGCACGACAAACTGAGGAAACTACCGAAAATAAATGAccaaacaaacatattcagGCACAAATGctcgcacgcgcgcacacacgagTTTAGTTCTAGAAAATGAGTTGCTCTCCTCTCGCCCTCTGCAGCGCAATGTTTCCCCGCGGCCACTGAGAATCATTAATGCCCTTCCTCTGATGCAGCCACACAACCAACAGCAATTATTTCTAATAgcaaaaagtgaaaacagacagCGAAACCACAAATATACACGGCACgtaatcacaattttttttgttaggcTGGCTGTGTGAGGGTTGAGGAGGTGGCAGCGGCGGCTTGGACTTCATTTTCTCCAGCGGAGTTTACTGACCGCAAAATGACAAGGATGCTTTTCCTAAACCAATTAAGAGGCTGCAGCGCTGCTGTTACCATGTGACATTGACAGCACTTAAGGAGGCTGACGCCAGGCCTCAGAGATGAGCCAGAGATGTGCTCTTGGCTCAGAAGtcagcgcgcgcgcacacacacacacagaattacaCGTGTATGCAATCATGcatacacaggcacacacatccATAAAAAGAATGACACTGTAGAGAGCAAGTACACATAGAGctccaaaccaaaacaaatatataaccAACAGAACAGTACActgtggttttaaaaagaaCTGCTCAATCCAGCTGATATCAGAAAACATTAAACACTACTGCATATCCAGGTCATTCATATGAAGACCTCATTATCTAATCAACTTTGAGAATACACAGAAGGGCAAAGCTACAAGCCTCCCCTTCCCATAGCAACATAATTGGATCTTGCCTGTAGTGTAGAATTAGTGAACAGAGTTTACTTCCAGAGGTTACGAGTCTACTTGAGAGAGGCTGTGTGGTCCACGCTAATGACCAGAATATTCTGTGAAGGGGCTCAAGCGTTGTGCCCCTCCTCAGCTCCGGCCGTCTTAAAAACTAATACCACTGCTGAGAAAAGAGACGGGActcctttttccttcctgttGTGGAGCACTCCCATCAGAGCTGTGCTGGGGGCCAGCAGGGCAGCGGCTGGTCAAAGTGCTGCTTAAAGAGGGAAGAGCGGGTGTGTGAATAAGCCTGATCAGTATCAGTGttgggggctgcacggtggtgtagtggttagcaccttcgcctcacagcaagaaggttctgggttcgaatcccggttcaaccagggcctttctgtgtggagtttgcatgttctccccgtgtatgcgtgggttctctccgggttctccgggtcattggagactctaaattgaccgtaggtgtgaatgtgagagtgaatgattgtccgtatctgtatgtggccctgcgatagtGTTGGTCCCGGCTGCTCAGATGCTGGGAGCAGTTACAGGCAACGCAAAGTGAATATTCTGAATTTGAAGctacacacgctcacactcatGCTGGTGGCCGGTGGTTTGATCATCTCTTTAGTTCGATGCTCACCTGCGGCCTCCCCACTCTCCTCGATTGGCTATtccaagaaaagaagaagcaaaaaaaattaaatggacACTCTCCTTTTAATAATTCTCTACTCGTCatttatatttagttttgttgAGAATCTAGATTTAAACAGAATTATCCTCTGTGCAATCTTTTGTTCACACTCACAAGAACTCCAAAAGATCCCAAAGGACATGTTGGATATTAAATAATGCAGAGAATTGTCTTCTTCTCCATGATTGTCTGCATTATTCAATATCTAAAAGGCTTTTGGGATCTTGtattttctacttctgcctGCTGCCTCACTACAGAGCACCTGTCGGATCAGCCCGAGCCTCTCTGCGTGGTATTGGTATTGCCACATTCAGGAAAGTAAAAGTCTAATCGATGACACAGTCGGACGTGAAGACAATCACAACGCGAATGAGCTCAAATGTCTTTTAACATTTATCCAACAATATTGGGAGCGGTTGCACTCAAACCACCTGTTTGCTCTCCTGGGTGAAGGCCAGCTCACACTCTGCTCTTAGATTCCGTCCTCTGGGAGCTGTCAGCCTCtctcaaacaggaaacaacacacgcacgcgcacacacacacaaaaaaccaaaacacacggAGCATCAACTAAAGCGTAACTGGCACAGAATCTACTGTTTTTCAACTGAAATGTATAATATCCAACAGTGGTTCTGAATTTtgttgacccctgacccctttTGGCTCGTCCCTGTTTGCTGAGTGGTGAATAGTTTCTGAAGTATAATTTCCTTTTCAGGTTATTTGATTTAAAACCATGAACAAATCAGTGtctatgaatatgaaataagcAGCATCTTTGACTAAGTTTTCCAGCTCTGCTTTACACTGCTACAGCTGAAACATTCCTGCCTCTGGATGGCGCTCTGCAACtccatcacacaaacactctgctaCAGTCCTCCAccaggtacagagagagagataatggaTGGTTGTCAGTTACGCACCTCTGTCCTCATCTCCCCTAATCAGCTCTCACATCTCATGGAGCTGCATGGGTGTCGGAGTTTCACGTAGAACTAAGTTTGACAGTCACGTTCCATCTCAACTGTGGTGGAGATTTAAAGCACATAGGTGGGCAGATGAAAGATACCCCTTGTATGCATGAAAGAGATCAAATTGGGATTAAGGAGATTAATTTCGCATGGTAATTGAGAGAGAAACTTTTTCATCGGATTTATC
This region includes:
- the LOC118302538 gene encoding uncharacterized protein LOC118302538 isoform X4; its protein translation is MKKRSCCYLRSYLTWLPQSADLPDDVIFIQADGSAGRRRQTERETIAYPEAGVEQSADWSKTCEAENSFCRKGSNPDPGAVCPRHPGVEYASCRGVSTKERCPNSTRSEMAVCRIVDELLRVIDLLKTQESGPAASSWSDPAWRPLSILRVLRKTKDACMSECRLAELRIQLAGGQEWQPLPAGMFCLNEASVVYSPSRSSSISVAVRGGGFCSRSDELVSTPCCPVTGWSRAATGISLHFHAAVYRPGLSDTTDAGDLLSALFPDCVRSCDWSSKEPEEEDTSHCQPFRACVFPAAMTRVSTSYHHFDDSHSNSHIPWTFMNDKNLKHI
- the LOC118302538 gene encoding uncharacterized protein LOC118302538 isoform X2; the protein is MFFSLHSRMKKRSCCYLRSYLTWLPQSADLPDDVIFIQADGSAGRRRQTERETIAYPEAGVEQSADWSKTCEAENSFCRKGSNPDPGAVCPRHPGVEYASCRGVSTKERCPNSTRSEMAVCRIVDELLRVIDLLKTQESGPAASSWSDPAWRPLSILRVLRKTKDACMSECRLAELRIQLAGGQEWQPLPAGMFCLNEASVVYSPSRSSSISVAVRGGGFCSRSDELVSTPCCPVTGWSRAATGISLHFHAAVYRPGLSDTTDAGDLLSALFPDCVRSCDWSSKEPEEEDTSHCQPFRACVFPAAMTRVSTSYHHFDDSHSNSHIPWTFMNDKNLKHI